The genomic region CACCAAAAAAGTTGCTTCTAAAGTCTTGGACTTCTGAGTACTCCTCACGGATTAACTTAACGGCGACCGATTTCTCAAAACCGCCCGCTCCGTTTTGCCGACCTTCATAGACGGTGCCCATTCCGCCTTCTGCGATTTTCCGGATAAGGTCTACATTTAGTTGGTCAAAAATTTGATTTGGATGTGCCACGATGAATGACTACATGAAATTAATTCTCAACTATCAAGCGTCCAATTGTAAAACTAGCATGAATTATGCTGTAAGCTTCCGAAGAGTTAGATGGAGTTGACATTAAACAGAGTCTGATTCTTTTTGAAACCTATGATTTCACTAACTGAGTCTGCTGCTAAAAAAATTGAAAGCCTCCAGAAGGAGACAGCTGATGAGACAAAGCGTCTCCGAATATTTGTTGAAGCGGGTGGATGCTCTGGGCTCGAATATGGTATGAGTTTCGATTCAGCCAAAGAGGGTGATCAGGAGCTGGAAAGCCTGGGAGTTTGCTTTCTAATGGACGCGACGAGTTTGGCCTATCTCGAAGGTTCGGTTGTAGACTTCGATGATGGGTTGCAAGGAAAGGGTTTCGAAATCAAAAACCCAAACGCCAAGACAACGTGTGGTTGCGGTCGGTCGTTTAATTAATAGACGACCTCTGGTTATAAAGGCTGATTAGCTTTCAAAATTGAGCTCAGGCTCGGTATCTGCCTCGTAGTCAACTCCTTCAAGGCCAAAACCAAAGAGCTTTAAGAAATCGCTTCTATAGCCTTCGTAGTCGGATATGTCTTTGAAATTTTCGTTTGAGGCTGTTTCCCACAATTCGGCGACTGCTTCCTGGATTTCTGGTTTCATTTCCCAGTCATCAATCCGAACCCGACCTGCTTCGTCTAGGTCGAGGAAATTGCCCTGATACATTTGAGAAGCGTATAAGCGGTAAAGTTGTTCAATGCATCCCTCGTGGAGTCCCTTTTCTTTCATCACTTTGAACAGGATGGAAATGTAAAGAGGAACAACGGGTATGGCCGAGCTGGCCTGCGTCACAACAGCTTTGTTGACGCTTACAAACGCAGATCCTCGTTTGATTTTTAAAAGTGCATCCAGGCGCTTCGCCGTTTCATCAACGTCTGTTTTCGCTTTTCCCATGGTTCCATTCCAGTAAATGGGCCAGGTAATGGTTGGGCCAATATAGGAGAATGCAACCGTCTGACAGCCATCCTCTAAAAGATCGGCATCATTGAGGGCATTGATCCACGTTTCCCAATCTTCGCCTCCCATGACGGCTACCGTATCAGAAATTTCTTCGTCTGTCGCTGGTTCCAACTCTACATCCTTGATGACTCCCTTGTCGGTATCCAACGTAGGACCTACGAAAGTTTCACCTACAGGTTTTAGCGTTGATTTATGGATGGTGCCCGTTTTCGGATGCTCTCTCCGCGGAGAAGCCAAGCTGTATACCACCAAATCGACCTTACCAACTTCCTCTTTCAGAATGGTTATTACTTCTTCTTTTATCGTATCGGAAAAAGCGTCTCCGTTAACGCTTTTGGCATAAAGGCCTGCATCTTTTGCCTTTTTTTCAAAGGCCACGGAGTTGTACCAACCTGCGGAAGCTGTTCGGCCATTCATCGATGGCCTTTCATAAAATACTCCGACGGTGGAAGCATTACTTCCAAATGCTGCAGCAATTCGGGCAGATAAGCCGTATCCGGTGGAAGATCCAATCACCAATACTTTTTTGGGTCCATCCTCAATGGTTCCTTGATTCTTAACGTAGTCGATTTGCTCCTGAACGTGGGCAGCGCAACCTTCTGGATGGGCCGTAATGCAAATGAAACCGCGAACTTTGGGTTTAATAATCATGCTATGGATAAGTTTGGTAAAACCGCAAAGGCTGTGTTTTAGCTTCTAGGGTTTCAAGGCGATAATTTTATTAGAATAAATTGAAAACTACATTCACTACAGAATGACTCCAATGTGATCTTAACTTGAAGCGCTGGGATGAGATGTTAGTAAGCGGGTCTTATAAATTTTCCATGGATTTCTCCTTGAAATTCCTTGTTTTTATAGACCGCGCATCCTCTTACTATTGTTGATTGCACATTAAAGTTAGGTGTGAATCCCACGTAGGGCGAATGAGGATTTCTATAAAGAAGGTCCTCCTTCGCTATGGGCTGAGTATTGTCGAATTTTCCGATGCAAAGATCTGCATCCATACCCAATGCAATCGCTCCTTTGTGTTTTAGCCCAAAACGTTGAGCCGGGGTTTGGCTCATGAGTTTTGTAATATCGCAGAGTTCCATCTCTAAGGTTTCTCTTAACAAGCTATAGATTATCGGTCCTGAATGTTGCAGACCGGAAATTCCGCCCCATGTTTGAAAAAAGTTGTTTCCTGATTTCATGCTTTCCAAACAAGGTGAATGGTCCGATCCGATGGTATCTATTTCTCGGGTACGAAGTTTTTCCCGAAGAGCTATTACCGTTCCCGCTGCCCGCAAGGGTGGGGCGCATTTGGCCACCGATCCTGCGTCTCCGAGTATGTCGTTCGTGAAATAAAGGTAATGTGGGCAGGTTTCAACTGTGACATCAATGCCTGCTTGTTTCGCAGCCGTTATGAGATCGATGCCCTCTGGGCAACTCACGTGGACGATGTGGATGGGGCAACCGGTTTCCCCGGCCAGGTTGATTGCGGATCGAATAGCTATCAATTCAGCCTCGATCGGTCTCGAGTCGAGAAAATCTTGAACCGAAGTTTGTCCTGAGAGGATGGCTCGTTTTGAAAGCTCTTCAGTCAATTCGTTATCCTCAGCATGCAATGCCAAGCGCATGCCTGGAAGTTTACTAATAGCCTTCATTCCTTTTCTCAGGACTGATTCGTCGACATTAGGGAACTCATCCAATCCGCTATTGGACATGAAGGCTTTAAACCCAATAACACCGGCAAGGTATAGCGATTCAAGGTCCTCGAGATTCCCTGGAACGAGCCCACCCCAAAAAGCAAAGTCGGTCATGCATTTTGCTTCTGCTCGGTTCTTCTTAAGCTCAAAGGCTTCAACGTTTATCGTAGTGGGAATCGAGTTCAGCGGCATATCAAATATGCAGGTGATTCCTCCCGCTATGGCTGCGCGCGAACCGGTTTCAAAACCCTCCCAGTTCGTATGACCAGGCTCGTTTATGTGAACATGACTATCAATAATTCCGGGAATTACGACGGCGCCTTCAATAGCGCGTTCTTCTTTCCCCTGGCCCGCGAGATTGGGCTCTATGGCAGCTATTTTTCCATCCGATATGCCTAGGTCTTGGTAAGATTCCCCTTCTGGAGTTACAAGGCATCCGCCTACAATGACTGTGTCGTAGACACTCATCTTCAACTTCCGCGATACACGCTGTAGCTCCATGGTGAAGCTAAAAGCGGCACATGGTAAGATCCGTTTGGATCATTGATGCGAAATTGAACGGGCACCTCGCTTAAGAATGGAGCATCTTCTGCATGCTCGTGGAAATACTCACCTATGTGAAAGACGAGTTTGTAGTCTCCTGTTTTGAATTGGTCTCCAGTTAGAAGTGGATGATCAGTTCTTCCATCCGAATTAGTCGTTGTTGATATTATCAATTGCTCGCCTTCACTAGTGACATGGAAGAGTTCAATTTTGACTCCGGAAGCAGGGATTCCATCTTTGGTATTTAATACGTGGGTACTCAGTTTTGCGCTCATTGTGGAAAGAAATTGTTTTTAGGTTAACAGGTCATTTAAACGGTGCCAGGCAATACGCGATATTTGTTTGAGAGCAGCATTGAGTTCCGTTTCAGCGTCGTTGTTAACTCGCTCTTCAAAATGTTTGAAAATGCTGGATTGAGTGTGGTCTTTTACGCAGATGATAA from Verrucomicrobiota bacterium harbors:
- the erpA gene encoding iron-sulfur cluster insertion protein ErpA; the encoded protein is MISLTESAAKKIESLQKETADETKRLRIFVEAGGCSGLEYGMSFDSAKEGDQELESLGVCFLMDATSLAYLEGSVVDFDDGLQGKGFEIKNPNAKTTCGCGRSFN
- a CDS encoding trans-2-enoyl-CoA reductase family protein; this translates as MIIKPKVRGFICITAHPEGCAAHVQEQIDYVKNQGTIEDGPKKVLVIGSSTGYGLSARIAAAFGSNASTVGVFYERPSMNGRTASAGWYNSVAFEKKAKDAGLYAKSVNGDAFSDTIKEEVITILKEEVGKVDLVVYSLASPRREHPKTGTIHKSTLKPVGETFVGPTLDTDKGVIKDVELEPATDEEISDTVAVMGGEDWETWINALNDADLLEDGCQTVAFSYIGPTITWPIYWNGTMGKAKTDVDETAKRLDALLKIKRGSAFVSVNKAVVTQASSAIPVVPLYISILFKVMKEKGLHEGCIEQLYRLYASQMYQGNFLDLDEAGRVRIDDWEMKPEIQEAVAELWETASNENFKDISDYEGYRSDFLKLFGFGLEGVDYEADTEPELNFES
- the allB gene encoding allantoinase AllB, which gives rise to MELQRVSRKLKMSVYDTVIVGGCLVTPEGESYQDLGISDGKIAAIEPNLAGQGKEERAIEGAVVIPGIIDSHVHINEPGHTNWEGFETGSRAAIAGGITCIFDMPLNSIPTTINVEAFELKKNRAEAKCMTDFAFWGGLVPGNLEDLESLYLAGVIGFKAFMSNSGLDEFPNVDESVLRKGMKAISKLPGMRLALHAEDNELTEELSKRAILSGQTSVQDFLDSRPIEAELIAIRSAINLAGETGCPIHIVHVSCPEGIDLITAAKQAGIDVTVETCPHYLYFTNDILGDAGSVAKCAPPLRAAGTVIALREKLRTREIDTIGSDHSPCLESMKSGNNFFQTWGGISGLQHSGPIIYSLLRETLEMELCDITKLMSQTPAQRFGLKHKGAIALGMDADLCIGKFDNTQPIAKEDLLYRNPHSPYVGFTPNFNVQSTIVRGCAVYKNKEFQGEIHGKFIRPAY
- the uraH gene encoding hydroxyisourate hydrolase is translated as MSAKLSTHVLNTKDGIPASGVKIELFHVTSEGEQLIISTTTNSDGRTDHPLLTGDQFKTGDYKLVFHIGEYFHEHAEDAPFLSEVPVQFRINDPNGSYHVPLLASPWSYSVYRGS